In Pirellulales bacterium, one genomic interval encodes:
- the atpG gene encoding ATP synthase F1 subunit gamma produces MAKARALDKRRKSVKNIRKITRTMELIATARFKKAMDRASAATAYTRRITQLVADLANAGLKVSHPLLEERPEVKTARLLVLTANRGLCGGYNGNVVRQGLSRWEELRSTLPAAKLEISGKRGISAFKFRGHAPDLTYLHFEDKPSFAQVEELANRYLEEFLRGELDRLDVAYMRFEGIARQTAVVETLLPLGAIAGAAAAQPAAGATTDYEFLPSAESILEEVVPTSFKIKLFKCFLDAAVSEQVARMTAMKAATENAGDLIKALGTAYNRARQSQITGEIMEILGGVEALKAK; encoded by the coding sequence ATGGCCAAAGCCCGCGCTCTGGATAAACGCCGCAAGTCCGTCAAAAACATCCGCAAAATCACGCGGACGATGGAGTTGATCGCGACCGCCCGCTTTAAAAAAGCGATGGACCGGGCCAGTGCCGCCACGGCGTACACCCGGCGGATTACCCAGTTGGTGGCCGACCTGGCCAATGCCGGGTTAAAGGTTTCGCATCCCCTGCTAGAGGAACGTCCCGAGGTAAAGACCGCGCGGCTGCTGGTCTTGACCGCTAACCGCGGGCTGTGCGGTGGGTATAACGGCAACGTGGTGCGGCAGGGATTATCCCGTTGGGAGGAGCTTCGCTCGACGCTCCCCGCGGCCAAACTAGAGATATCTGGTAAACGGGGAATTTCCGCGTTTAAGTTTCGCGGCCATGCCCCGGATTTGACCTATTTGCACTTTGAGGACAAGCCTAGCTTTGCCCAGGTGGAAGAACTGGCCAACCGTTACTTAGAGGAATTTTTGCGGGGAGAGCTTGACCGGCTGGACGTGGCCTACATGCGGTTTGAGGGGATCGCCCGGCAGACAGCCGTGGTGGAGACACTCTTGCCCTTGGGCGCCATTGCCGGGGCCGCCGCCGCCCAACCCGCCGCGGGGGCCACCACCGATTACGAATTTTTACCATCGGCGGAAAGTATTTTAGAAGAAGTCGTTCCCACCAGCTTTAAGATCAAGCTCTTTAAGTGCTTTCTGGACGCCGCGGTAAGCGAGCAAGTCGCCCGCATGACCGCCATGAAGGCTGCGACCGAAAACGCCGGCGATTTGATCAAAGCGCTGGGTACCGCCTACAACCGCGCCCGCCAAAGCCAGATCACCGGCGAAATCATGGAGATCCTGGGGGGTGTGGAGGCCCTCAAGGCCAAATAA
- the atpD gene encoding F0F1 ATP synthase subunit beta, with protein sequence MATATAPTPSTAKNIGRVTQVIGSTFDVEYAEDSLPAIYNAVTIAGKYKGLDLKLMGEVQQHLGGGRVRCVALGSTDGLYRGMECVDTGAPVSVPVGKATLGRVFNLVGEPIDNRGPVAADERWPIHRDPPSITDLSTKTELFETGIKVIDLLTPFVRGGKAGLFGGAGLGKTVILTELIARIASKHGGYSVFAGVGERTREGTDLWLEMQETKIGQTGRSVIEQTCMVFGQMNEPPGARLRVALSALTMAEYFRDSTGADTLLFVDNIFRFSQAGSEVSALLGRMPSAVGYQPTLATEMGALQERIASTNKGAITSVQAVYVPADDPTDPAPATAFGNLDAFLYLERSISEKGIYPAVDPLASSSRILDPQYVGAKHYDVARRVQRTLQRYRELQDIIAILGVDELSEEDKLVVHRARRMERFLSQPFFVAEVFTGKSGEYTSVADTIRSFEEIADGKWDHLPEQAFMYVGPIEQAAEQASKMGKK encoded by the coding sequence ATGGCCACCGCAACAGCACCCACACCCAGCACCGCCAAAAATATCGGACGCGTCACGCAGGTCATCGGCTCCACGTTTGACGTGGAATACGCCGAGGACTCCCTGCCGGCCATTTATAACGCCGTCACCATTGCCGGCAAGTATAAGGGTCTGGATCTCAAACTGATGGGAGAGGTCCAGCAGCACCTAGGCGGGGGACGGGTCCGCTGCGTCGCATTGGGAAGCACCGACGGGCTGTATCGTGGCATGGAATGTGTCGACACTGGCGCGCCGGTGTCGGTTCCCGTGGGAAAGGCCACCCTGGGCCGAGTGTTCAATCTGGTGGGGGAACCCATCGATAATCGCGGCCCCGTCGCGGCGGATGAACGTTGGCCCATTCACCGCGATCCTCCCTCGATTACCGACCTGTCGACCAAGACCGAACTCTTTGAAACCGGTATCAAAGTGATCGACCTGCTGACGCCATTCGTCCGCGGCGGCAAGGCCGGGCTGTTTGGCGGGGCCGGTCTGGGAAAGACGGTTATTCTGACAGAGCTAATCGCTCGTATTGCCAGTAAGCACGGGGGTTACTCGGTCTTTGCGGGGGTCGGTGAACGAACCCGCGAAGGGACCGACCTGTGGCTGGAAATGCAAGAGACCAAAATTGGCCAGACGGGCCGTAGCGTTATCGAACAAACGTGCATGGTCTTTGGCCAGATGAACGAGCCGCCGGGAGCGCGCTTGCGGGTGGCGTTGTCAGCGCTGACCATGGCCGAATACTTCCGCGATTCGACCGGGGCGGATACGCTGTTGTTTGTGGATAACATTTTCCGCTTTTCACAAGCCGGGTCCGAGGTATCGGCTCTGTTGGGCCGGATGCCCAGCGCCGTCGGTTACCAGCCGACCTTGGCGACCGAAATGGGTGCCCTGCAAGAACGAATCGCGTCCACAAATAAAGGGGCGATTACGTCGGTGCAGGCGGTTTACGTTCCCGCGGATGATCCGACCGACCCCGCCCCCGCCACGGCATTCGGCAATTTGGACGCGTTTTTGTACCTGGAACGCTCTATTTCCGAAAAAGGGATTTACCCCGCGGTCGATCCGCTGGCCTCGTCCAGCCGGATTCTCGATCCGCAGTACGTGGGGGCCAAGCATTACGACGTGGCCCGCCGCGTGCAACGCACGCTTCAGCGCTACCGCGAGTTGCAGGACATCATCGCGATCCTGGGCGTGGACGAACTAAGCGAAGAGGACAAACTGGTCGTGCATCGCGCCCGCCGGATGGAGCGGTTCCTGTCGCAACCGTTCTTTGTGGCGGAGGTGTTCACCGGCAAATCCGGCGAATACACGTCTGTCGCGGATACCATTCGCAGCTTTGAGGAAATCGCCGATGGCAAGTGGGACCACCTGCCGGAGCAGGCCTTTATGTACGTTGGCCCGATCGAACAAGCGGCTGAACAAGCCTCCAAGATGGGTAAGAAGTAG